A region of Solanum dulcamara chromosome 7, daSolDulc1.2, whole genome shotgun sequence DNA encodes the following proteins:
- the LOC129893975 gene encoding uncharacterized protein LOC129893975 isoform X3 yields MEDGIDADVLMDYVEFQIFPSQNRYESHICYGNKLVTAASGLLEQLILHSPKINSLHSKGSDANFKFRPLGNLSDAKWFTKSTLIRFLRIISSSPIIDMTKAMVNEISQLEEARKFHVSLYSKDYIGSREAAECDYSSGAVSSSQQEDNNPSSDASKNELLRAMDLRLTALKGELAAALCQAAGTACSFEDIINIEKFSYYFGAVELRNCLQKFIALSEETRASGFRGKEYSLSKVDVRNDKVGSEEGNSQTSGPAKLDTPVTYTASPAKAAQMERQNSSGSEETSCTSEEEQPSAERSRTLIRSASPRRSASPMRRVQIGRSGSRRSTAITIKSLNYFPARERSISHKDAAASHTDEEDSEQTSKRVEKDACRMSVQDAISLFESKQKGQAVDYQRTKSLLSASVVANKAVLRRWSSGVCESSKGSIEVASDDPVSEAINKLEDKETESILEKKPDSYPPPISHDTEAAAADFEQNLPEERTYSPNVTAEESLPDQGEEMDEKLNASVEWTRQKEAELNQLLTKMMETKPSKYRNLAASDGKNQSRLAERRGGFYDHYKEKRDEKLRGEAARNRAEKDKQFKAMQQILDERKTEIVTGNANNVGKKTNIKRTQRTVKKSPESTNTNDGTPKPAVAKKVSSKASQLPATRKSWPSLPSPRVAGTTTAKTPSITNSAGTTTPTRRRSQPTTAVPQTSQKVEKIQPQAKSVKTPQSNIRKNVTNGNDKKQQTLTKASKPTKARVEPTPGDSASSAKPRLSRVTKKSSVVPLESKEAKPFLRKGSGTGSGHSPVIKAKVSSQPEKSLRESTDFVQVEENEIASVASSPLNQLQDRGLEELKIHEDEDSVIKLNSPQKYEDRESCNKVMPDNEDIFGRMEESALKREVEEESNISPSAWVVTEEQEDQALPCNDGFGPNESLADVATVRISSPRVRHSLSQMLLEESSEDVIDWGNAENPPTMVYQKDVPKGLKRLLKFARKSKTDSNSTGVSSPSVFSEGEEDPEDSKLLTKSSSDNLLKKATLHAKHSGQAKLSSEDYELSAQTSIGKIAAQKLQASRLSAPASTTKASRSFFSLSAFKGSK; encoded by the exons ATGGAGGATGGAATAGATGCTGATGTCTTGATGGACTATGTTGAATTTCAGATTTTCCCAAGCCAGAACAG GTACGAGTCACATATCTGCTACGGCAACAAGTTAGTAACAGCGGCCTCTGGACTTCTGGAGCAGTTGATACTTCATTCTCCCAAAATCAATTCTTTGCACTCAAAGGGATCAGATGCCAATTTCAAATTTAGACCTCTAGGGAATCTTAGCGATGCTAAATGGTTTACAAAATCCACATTGATCAG GTTTCTTCGTATTATCAGCTCATCACCTATAATTGATATGACCAAGGCCATGGTAAATGAAATATCTCAGCTTGAAGAAGCTCGGAAGTTTCATGTTTCCTTATATTCAAAG GATTATATTGGGAGCAGGGAAGCAG CAGAATGCGATTACTCAAGTGGTGCAGTGTCGTCATCGCAGCAA GAAGATAATAACCCTTCATCAGATGCTTCAAA GAATGAATTGCTGAGGGCAATGGATTTGAGGTTGACTGCTTTAAAAGGGGAATTGGCTGCTGCTTTATGCCAAGCTGCTGGCACTGCATGCTCTTTTGAGGATATTATTAACATAGAAAAGTTTTCTTACTATTTTGGAGCTGTTGAATTGAG GAACTGTCTGCAGAAGTTTATTGCACTGAGCGAGGAGACCAGGGCTAGTGGTTTTCGGGGTAAAGAGTACTCTCTTTCAAAAGTTGATGTCAGAAATGACAAAGTTGGTTCAGAAGAGGGCAATTCTCAAACATCTGGACCAGCAAAGTTAGATACACCAGTGACATATACTGCTTCCCCTGCAAAAGCTGCACAGATGGAGAGGCAAAACTCATCAGGAAGCGAAGAAACTTCTTGTACAAGTGAGGAGGAACAACCATCAGCGGAAAGAAGTCGGACTCTCATAAGATCTGCATCTCCGAGAAGGTCTGCATCTCCCATGCGAAGAGTCCAAATTGGGCGCTCTGGGTCGCGAAGATCCACTGCTATAACGATCAAGAGTCTAAATTACTTTCCTGCAAGAGAAAGGTCAATCTCGCATAAAGATGCAGCTGCCAGCCATACTGATGAGGAAGATTCTGAGCAAACCTCAAAAAGGGTTGAGAAGGATGCCTGTAGAATGAGTGTGCAAGACGCAATCAGTCTTTTTGAAAGCAAACAGAAAGGGCAAGCTGTTGATTATCAAAGGACAAAGTCACTATTAAGCGCGTCAGTTGTTGCTAATAAAGCAGTTTTGAGAAGATGGAGTTCAGGGGTGTGTGAAAGCTCTAAAGGCTCTATTGAAGTTGCTTCTGATGATCCAGTTTCTGAGGCTATCAATAAATTGGAAGATAAAGAAACTGAGAgtattttagaaaagaaaccCGATTCATATCCTCCTCCCATAAGCCATGACACCGAGGCTGCTGCTGCTGATTTCGAACAAAACCTACCTGAAGAAAGAACATATAGTCCTAATGTTACAGCAGAGGAATCTCTCCCTGACCAAGGTGAAGAAATGGATGAAAAGTTAAATGCCTCAGTTGAATGGACTCGACAAAAGGAAGCAGAGCTAAACCAATTGCTCACAAAAATGATGGAAACCAAGCCTAGCAAATATCGGAACTTGGCAGCAAGTGATGGCAAAAACCAAAGCCGTCTCGCTGAGCGTCGAGGTGGTTTCTATGATCATTACAAAGAAAAGAGGGATGAGAAACTTCGTGGTGAAGCTGCTAGGAATAGAGCAGAGAAGGATAAACAATTTAAAGCAATGCAACAAATTCTTGATGAAAGAAAAACTGAAATTGTCACAGGAAATGCGAATAATGTTGGTAAAAAAACCAATATTAAGAGAACACAGAGAACAGTCAAGAAATCCCCTGAATCTACAAATACCAATGATGGAACTCCCAAACCTGCTGTTGCAAAGAAAGTTTCATCAAAAGCATCGCAACTGCCAGCGACACGGAAGTCATGGCCGTCTTTGCCGTCACCAAGAGTTGCAGGGACAACAACTGCTAAAACTCCTTCTATAACAAATTCTGCAGGTACTACTACACCTACCCGTAGAAGATCACAGCCAACAACAGCAGTTCCTCAGACAAGCCAAAAGGTTGAGAAGATACAACCCCAAGCAAAATCTGTGAAGACACCCCAGAGTAATATCAGAAAGAATGTTACAAATGGGAATGACAAGAAGCAGCAGACTCTGACAAAAGCTAGCAAACCTACAAAAGCCAGAGTTGAGCCTACCCCTGGAGATTCTGCATCCTCTGCTAAACCTAGACTCAGCAGGGTAACCAAGAAAAGTAGTGTGGTGCCTCTGGAATCAAAGGAGGCAAAGCCTTTTCTTCGTAAGGGGTCAGGTACTGGATCTGGTCATAGTCCAGTCATAAAGGCCAAAGTTTCATCTCAGCCTGAAAAATCTTTGAGGGAATCTACGGACTTCGTTCAAGTTGAGGAGAATGAAATAGCCTCTGTTGCTTCTAGTCCTCTTAATCAACTGCAGGACAGGGGTCTTGAGGAGTTAAAGATTCATGAAGATGAAGACTCCGTAATTAAGTTAAACAGCCCTCAAAAATATGAAGATAGGGAGAGCTGCAATAAGGTTATGCCAGATAATGAAGATATTTTTGGAAGGATGGAAGAATCTGCACTGAAACGTGAGGTTGAAGAGGAATCTAACATTTCCCCTAGTGCCTGGGTGGTAACAGAGGAGCAGGAGGATCAAGCCCTTCCATGTAATGATGGTTTTGGTCCTAATGAATCTCTGGCTGATGTTGCAACTGTAAGAATCTCAAGTCCACGAGTTCGTCATTCTCTGTCTCAAATGTTGCTTGAAGAAAGCAGTGAAGATGTTATTGACTGGGGTAATGCTGAGAATCCTCCTACCATGGTATATCAGAAGGATGTGCCGAAAGGTTTGAAGCGACTTCTAAAGTTTGCTCGTAAGAGTAAGACTGATTCAAATTCAACTGGTGTTTCAAGCCCATCTGTCTTCTCAGAAGGTGAGGAGGATCCAGAGGATTCTAAACttctcaccaaaagtagttctGACAATCTACTGAAAAAGGCTACACTTCATGCTAAGCATTCTGGACAAGCAAAATTGTCTTCTGAAGACTATGAGCTATCTG CTCAAACAAGTATAGGCAAAATTGCTGCTCAGAAATTGCAAGCAAGCCGGCTTTCAGCTCCAGCAAGTACAACAAAag CATCAAGATCGTTCTTTTCTCTTTCAGCATTCAAGGGAAGTAAATAA
- the LOC129893975 gene encoding uncharacterized protein LOC129893975 isoform X4, translating into MEDGIDADVLMDYVEFQIFPSQNRYESHICYGNKLVTAASGLLEQLILHSPKINSLHSKGSDANFKFRPLGNLSDAKWFTKSTLIRFLRIISSSPIIDMTKAMVNEISQLEEARKFHVSLYSKDYIGSREAECDYSSGAVSSSQQEDNNPSSDASKNELLRAMDLRLTALKGELAAALCQAAGTACSFEDIINIEKFSYYFGAVELRNCLQKFIALSEETRASGFRGKEYSLSKVDVRNDKVGSEEGNSQTSGPAKLDTPVTYTASPAKAAQMERQNSSGSEETSCTSEEEQPSAERSRTLIRSASPRRSASPMRRVQIGRSGSRRSTAITIKSLNYFPARERSISHKDAAASHTDEEDSEQTSKRVEKDACRMSVQDAISLFESKQKGQAVDYQRTKSLLSASVVANKAVLRRWSSGVCESSKGSIEVASDDPVSEAINKLEDKETESILEKKPDSYPPPISHDTEAAAADFEQNLPEERTYSPNVTAEESLPDQGEEMDEKLNASVEWTRQKEAELNQLLTKMMETKPSKYRNLAASDGKNQSRLAERRGGFYDHYKEKRDEKLRGEAARNRAEKDKQFKAMQQILDERKTEIVTGNANNVGKKTNIKRTQRTVKKSPESTNTNDGTPKPAVAKKVSSKASQLPATRKSWPSLPSPRVAGTTTAKTPSITNSAGTTTPTRRRSQPTTAVPQTSQKVEKIQPQAKSVKTPQSNIRKNVTNGNDKKQQTLTKASKPTKARVEPTPGDSASSAKPRLSRVTKKSSVVPLESKEAKPFLRKGSGTGSGHSPVIKAKVSSQPEKSLRESTDFVQVEENEIASVASSPLNQLQDRGLEELKIHEDEDSVIKLNSPQKYEDRESCNKVMPDNEDIFGRMEESALKREVEEESNISPSAWVVTEEQEDQALPCNDGFGPNESLADVATVRISSPRVRHSLSQMLLEESSEDVIDWGNAENPPTMVYQKDVPKGLKRLLKFARKSKTDSNSTGVSSPSVFSEGEEDPEDSKLLTKSSSDNLLKKATLHAKHSGQAKLSSEDYELSAQTSIGKIAAQKLQASRLSAPASTTKASRSFFSLSAFKGSK; encoded by the exons ATGGAGGATGGAATAGATGCTGATGTCTTGATGGACTATGTTGAATTTCAGATTTTCCCAAGCCAGAACAG GTACGAGTCACATATCTGCTACGGCAACAAGTTAGTAACAGCGGCCTCTGGACTTCTGGAGCAGTTGATACTTCATTCTCCCAAAATCAATTCTTTGCACTCAAAGGGATCAGATGCCAATTTCAAATTTAGACCTCTAGGGAATCTTAGCGATGCTAAATGGTTTACAAAATCCACATTGATCAG GTTTCTTCGTATTATCAGCTCATCACCTATAATTGATATGACCAAGGCCATGGTAAATGAAATATCTCAGCTTGAAGAAGCTCGGAAGTTTCATGTTTCCTTATATTCAAAG GATTATATTGGGAGCAGGGAAGCAG AATGCGATTACTCAAGTGGTGCAGTGTCGTCATCGCAGCAA GAAGATAATAACCCTTCATCAGATGCTTCAAA GAATGAATTGCTGAGGGCAATGGATTTGAGGTTGACTGCTTTAAAAGGGGAATTGGCTGCTGCTTTATGCCAAGCTGCTGGCACTGCATGCTCTTTTGAGGATATTATTAACATAGAAAAGTTTTCTTACTATTTTGGAGCTGTTGAATTGAG GAACTGTCTGCAGAAGTTTATTGCACTGAGCGAGGAGACCAGGGCTAGTGGTTTTCGGGGTAAAGAGTACTCTCTTTCAAAAGTTGATGTCAGAAATGACAAAGTTGGTTCAGAAGAGGGCAATTCTCAAACATCTGGACCAGCAAAGTTAGATACACCAGTGACATATACTGCTTCCCCTGCAAAAGCTGCACAGATGGAGAGGCAAAACTCATCAGGAAGCGAAGAAACTTCTTGTACAAGTGAGGAGGAACAACCATCAGCGGAAAGAAGTCGGACTCTCATAAGATCTGCATCTCCGAGAAGGTCTGCATCTCCCATGCGAAGAGTCCAAATTGGGCGCTCTGGGTCGCGAAGATCCACTGCTATAACGATCAAGAGTCTAAATTACTTTCCTGCAAGAGAAAGGTCAATCTCGCATAAAGATGCAGCTGCCAGCCATACTGATGAGGAAGATTCTGAGCAAACCTCAAAAAGGGTTGAGAAGGATGCCTGTAGAATGAGTGTGCAAGACGCAATCAGTCTTTTTGAAAGCAAACAGAAAGGGCAAGCTGTTGATTATCAAAGGACAAAGTCACTATTAAGCGCGTCAGTTGTTGCTAATAAAGCAGTTTTGAGAAGATGGAGTTCAGGGGTGTGTGAAAGCTCTAAAGGCTCTATTGAAGTTGCTTCTGATGATCCAGTTTCTGAGGCTATCAATAAATTGGAAGATAAAGAAACTGAGAgtattttagaaaagaaaccCGATTCATATCCTCCTCCCATAAGCCATGACACCGAGGCTGCTGCTGCTGATTTCGAACAAAACCTACCTGAAGAAAGAACATATAGTCCTAATGTTACAGCAGAGGAATCTCTCCCTGACCAAGGTGAAGAAATGGATGAAAAGTTAAATGCCTCAGTTGAATGGACTCGACAAAAGGAAGCAGAGCTAAACCAATTGCTCACAAAAATGATGGAAACCAAGCCTAGCAAATATCGGAACTTGGCAGCAAGTGATGGCAAAAACCAAAGCCGTCTCGCTGAGCGTCGAGGTGGTTTCTATGATCATTACAAAGAAAAGAGGGATGAGAAACTTCGTGGTGAAGCTGCTAGGAATAGAGCAGAGAAGGATAAACAATTTAAAGCAATGCAACAAATTCTTGATGAAAGAAAAACTGAAATTGTCACAGGAAATGCGAATAATGTTGGTAAAAAAACCAATATTAAGAGAACACAGAGAACAGTCAAGAAATCCCCTGAATCTACAAATACCAATGATGGAACTCCCAAACCTGCTGTTGCAAAGAAAGTTTCATCAAAAGCATCGCAACTGCCAGCGACACGGAAGTCATGGCCGTCTTTGCCGTCACCAAGAGTTGCAGGGACAACAACTGCTAAAACTCCTTCTATAACAAATTCTGCAGGTACTACTACACCTACCCGTAGAAGATCACAGCCAACAACAGCAGTTCCTCAGACAAGCCAAAAGGTTGAGAAGATACAACCCCAAGCAAAATCTGTGAAGACACCCCAGAGTAATATCAGAAAGAATGTTACAAATGGGAATGACAAGAAGCAGCAGACTCTGACAAAAGCTAGCAAACCTACAAAAGCCAGAGTTGAGCCTACCCCTGGAGATTCTGCATCCTCTGCTAAACCTAGACTCAGCAGGGTAACCAAGAAAAGTAGTGTGGTGCCTCTGGAATCAAAGGAGGCAAAGCCTTTTCTTCGTAAGGGGTCAGGTACTGGATCTGGTCATAGTCCAGTCATAAAGGCCAAAGTTTCATCTCAGCCTGAAAAATCTTTGAGGGAATCTACGGACTTCGTTCAAGTTGAGGAGAATGAAATAGCCTCTGTTGCTTCTAGTCCTCTTAATCAACTGCAGGACAGGGGTCTTGAGGAGTTAAAGATTCATGAAGATGAAGACTCCGTAATTAAGTTAAACAGCCCTCAAAAATATGAAGATAGGGAGAGCTGCAATAAGGTTATGCCAGATAATGAAGATATTTTTGGAAGGATGGAAGAATCTGCACTGAAACGTGAGGTTGAAGAGGAATCTAACATTTCCCCTAGTGCCTGGGTGGTAACAGAGGAGCAGGAGGATCAAGCCCTTCCATGTAATGATGGTTTTGGTCCTAATGAATCTCTGGCTGATGTTGCAACTGTAAGAATCTCAAGTCCACGAGTTCGTCATTCTCTGTCTCAAATGTTGCTTGAAGAAAGCAGTGAAGATGTTATTGACTGGGGTAATGCTGAGAATCCTCCTACCATGGTATATCAGAAGGATGTGCCGAAAGGTTTGAAGCGACTTCTAAAGTTTGCTCGTAAGAGTAAGACTGATTCAAATTCAACTGGTGTTTCAAGCCCATCTGTCTTCTCAGAAGGTGAGGAGGATCCAGAGGATTCTAAACttctcaccaaaagtagttctGACAATCTACTGAAAAAGGCTACACTTCATGCTAAGCATTCTGGACAAGCAAAATTGTCTTCTGAAGACTATGAGCTATCTG CTCAAACAAGTATAGGCAAAATTGCTGCTCAGAAATTGCAAGCAAGCCGGCTTTCAGCTCCAGCAAGTACAACAAAag CATCAAGATCGTTCTTTTCTCTTTCAGCATTCAAGGGAAGTAAATAA
- the LOC129893975 gene encoding uncharacterized protein LOC129893975 isoform X1 — translation MEDGIDADVLMDYVEFQIFPSQNRYESHICYGNKLVTAASGLLEQLILHSPKINSLHSKGSDANFKFRPLGNLSDAKWFTKSTLIRFLRIISSSPIIDMTKAMVNEISQLEEARKFHVSLYSKGPQDYIGSREAAECDYSSGAVSSSQQEDNNPSSDASKNELLRAMDLRLTALKGELAAALCQAAGTACSFEDIINIEKFSYYFGAVELRNCLQKFIALSEETRASGFRGKEYSLSKVDVRNDKVGSEEGNSQTSGPAKLDTPVTYTASPAKAAQMERQNSSGSEETSCTSEEEQPSAERSRTLIRSASPRRSASPMRRVQIGRSGSRRSTAITIKSLNYFPARERSISHKDAAASHTDEEDSEQTSKRVEKDACRMSVQDAISLFESKQKGQAVDYQRTKSLLSASVVANKAVLRRWSSGVCESSKGSIEVASDDPVSEAINKLEDKETESILEKKPDSYPPPISHDTEAAAADFEQNLPEERTYSPNVTAEESLPDQGEEMDEKLNASVEWTRQKEAELNQLLTKMMETKPSKYRNLAASDGKNQSRLAERRGGFYDHYKEKRDEKLRGEAARNRAEKDKQFKAMQQILDERKTEIVTGNANNVGKKTNIKRTQRTVKKSPESTNTNDGTPKPAVAKKVSSKASQLPATRKSWPSLPSPRVAGTTTAKTPSITNSAGTTTPTRRRSQPTTAVPQTSQKVEKIQPQAKSVKTPQSNIRKNVTNGNDKKQQTLTKASKPTKARVEPTPGDSASSAKPRLSRVTKKSSVVPLESKEAKPFLRKGSGTGSGHSPVIKAKVSSQPEKSLRESTDFVQVEENEIASVASSPLNQLQDRGLEELKIHEDEDSVIKLNSPQKYEDRESCNKVMPDNEDIFGRMEESALKREVEEESNISPSAWVVTEEQEDQALPCNDGFGPNESLADVATVRISSPRVRHSLSQMLLEESSEDVIDWGNAENPPTMVYQKDVPKGLKRLLKFARKSKTDSNSTGVSSPSVFSEGEEDPEDSKLLTKSSSDNLLKKATLHAKHSGQAKLSSEDYELSAQTSIGKIAAQKLQASRLSAPASTTKASRSFFSLSAFKGSK, via the exons ATGGAGGATGGAATAGATGCTGATGTCTTGATGGACTATGTTGAATTTCAGATTTTCCCAAGCCAGAACAG GTACGAGTCACATATCTGCTACGGCAACAAGTTAGTAACAGCGGCCTCTGGACTTCTGGAGCAGTTGATACTTCATTCTCCCAAAATCAATTCTTTGCACTCAAAGGGATCAGATGCCAATTTCAAATTTAGACCTCTAGGGAATCTTAGCGATGCTAAATGGTTTACAAAATCCACATTGATCAG GTTTCTTCGTATTATCAGCTCATCACCTATAATTGATATGACCAAGGCCATGGTAAATGAAATATCTCAGCTTGAAGAAGCTCGGAAGTTTCATGTTTCCTTATATTCAAAG GGTCCTCAGGATTATATTGGGAGCAGGGAAGCAG CAGAATGCGATTACTCAAGTGGTGCAGTGTCGTCATCGCAGCAA GAAGATAATAACCCTTCATCAGATGCTTCAAA GAATGAATTGCTGAGGGCAATGGATTTGAGGTTGACTGCTTTAAAAGGGGAATTGGCTGCTGCTTTATGCCAAGCTGCTGGCACTGCATGCTCTTTTGAGGATATTATTAACATAGAAAAGTTTTCTTACTATTTTGGAGCTGTTGAATTGAG GAACTGTCTGCAGAAGTTTATTGCACTGAGCGAGGAGACCAGGGCTAGTGGTTTTCGGGGTAAAGAGTACTCTCTTTCAAAAGTTGATGTCAGAAATGACAAAGTTGGTTCAGAAGAGGGCAATTCTCAAACATCTGGACCAGCAAAGTTAGATACACCAGTGACATATACTGCTTCCCCTGCAAAAGCTGCACAGATGGAGAGGCAAAACTCATCAGGAAGCGAAGAAACTTCTTGTACAAGTGAGGAGGAACAACCATCAGCGGAAAGAAGTCGGACTCTCATAAGATCTGCATCTCCGAGAAGGTCTGCATCTCCCATGCGAAGAGTCCAAATTGGGCGCTCTGGGTCGCGAAGATCCACTGCTATAACGATCAAGAGTCTAAATTACTTTCCTGCAAGAGAAAGGTCAATCTCGCATAAAGATGCAGCTGCCAGCCATACTGATGAGGAAGATTCTGAGCAAACCTCAAAAAGGGTTGAGAAGGATGCCTGTAGAATGAGTGTGCAAGACGCAATCAGTCTTTTTGAAAGCAAACAGAAAGGGCAAGCTGTTGATTATCAAAGGACAAAGTCACTATTAAGCGCGTCAGTTGTTGCTAATAAAGCAGTTTTGAGAAGATGGAGTTCAGGGGTGTGTGAAAGCTCTAAAGGCTCTATTGAAGTTGCTTCTGATGATCCAGTTTCTGAGGCTATCAATAAATTGGAAGATAAAGAAACTGAGAgtattttagaaaagaaaccCGATTCATATCCTCCTCCCATAAGCCATGACACCGAGGCTGCTGCTGCTGATTTCGAACAAAACCTACCTGAAGAAAGAACATATAGTCCTAATGTTACAGCAGAGGAATCTCTCCCTGACCAAGGTGAAGAAATGGATGAAAAGTTAAATGCCTCAGTTGAATGGACTCGACAAAAGGAAGCAGAGCTAAACCAATTGCTCACAAAAATGATGGAAACCAAGCCTAGCAAATATCGGAACTTGGCAGCAAGTGATGGCAAAAACCAAAGCCGTCTCGCTGAGCGTCGAGGTGGTTTCTATGATCATTACAAAGAAAAGAGGGATGAGAAACTTCGTGGTGAAGCTGCTAGGAATAGAGCAGAGAAGGATAAACAATTTAAAGCAATGCAACAAATTCTTGATGAAAGAAAAACTGAAATTGTCACAGGAAATGCGAATAATGTTGGTAAAAAAACCAATATTAAGAGAACACAGAGAACAGTCAAGAAATCCCCTGAATCTACAAATACCAATGATGGAACTCCCAAACCTGCTGTTGCAAAGAAAGTTTCATCAAAAGCATCGCAACTGCCAGCGACACGGAAGTCATGGCCGTCTTTGCCGTCACCAAGAGTTGCAGGGACAACAACTGCTAAAACTCCTTCTATAACAAATTCTGCAGGTACTACTACACCTACCCGTAGAAGATCACAGCCAACAACAGCAGTTCCTCAGACAAGCCAAAAGGTTGAGAAGATACAACCCCAAGCAAAATCTGTGAAGACACCCCAGAGTAATATCAGAAAGAATGTTACAAATGGGAATGACAAGAAGCAGCAGACTCTGACAAAAGCTAGCAAACCTACAAAAGCCAGAGTTGAGCCTACCCCTGGAGATTCTGCATCCTCTGCTAAACCTAGACTCAGCAGGGTAACCAAGAAAAGTAGTGTGGTGCCTCTGGAATCAAAGGAGGCAAAGCCTTTTCTTCGTAAGGGGTCAGGTACTGGATCTGGTCATAGTCCAGTCATAAAGGCCAAAGTTTCATCTCAGCCTGAAAAATCTTTGAGGGAATCTACGGACTTCGTTCAAGTTGAGGAGAATGAAATAGCCTCTGTTGCTTCTAGTCCTCTTAATCAACTGCAGGACAGGGGTCTTGAGGAGTTAAAGATTCATGAAGATGAAGACTCCGTAATTAAGTTAAACAGCCCTCAAAAATATGAAGATAGGGAGAGCTGCAATAAGGTTATGCCAGATAATGAAGATATTTTTGGAAGGATGGAAGAATCTGCACTGAAACGTGAGGTTGAAGAGGAATCTAACATTTCCCCTAGTGCCTGGGTGGTAACAGAGGAGCAGGAGGATCAAGCCCTTCCATGTAATGATGGTTTTGGTCCTAATGAATCTCTGGCTGATGTTGCAACTGTAAGAATCTCAAGTCCACGAGTTCGTCATTCTCTGTCTCAAATGTTGCTTGAAGAAAGCAGTGAAGATGTTATTGACTGGGGTAATGCTGAGAATCCTCCTACCATGGTATATCAGAAGGATGTGCCGAAAGGTTTGAAGCGACTTCTAAAGTTTGCTCGTAAGAGTAAGACTGATTCAAATTCAACTGGTGTTTCAAGCCCATCTGTCTTCTCAGAAGGTGAGGAGGATCCAGAGGATTCTAAACttctcaccaaaagtagttctGACAATCTACTGAAAAAGGCTACACTTCATGCTAAGCATTCTGGACAAGCAAAATTGTCTTCTGAAGACTATGAGCTATCTG CTCAAACAAGTATAGGCAAAATTGCTGCTCAGAAATTGCAAGCAAGCCGGCTTTCAGCTCCAGCAAGTACAACAAAag CATCAAGATCGTTCTTTTCTCTTTCAGCATTCAAGGGAAGTAAATAA